The genomic window TTTGTCTGAATTGGAGTATAGCTCAATGGAGCCATTCACTCCAACTGTTAGCGTAAACGTTCTGTTGTATAGGCGTGGATCAAGTGAAATAATCTCTGTTCTGAACGGTGGTGGGTATAATAATTTGTTAGTAAACCCATTCGATTCCATCCAAGTAGCTTCGAGAGGAAGATTCTTTGTTGCTAGGTTAATTAAGGCGTATGATTGGAGAATTTGAATTTGGTTTTTCACCTTAAAGGTGCTAGTCATAATACCGCCTCCTAGTAGCGAAAGAGGATCCATAAAAGAGGATCCTTGTTCGCTAACCAAAATCTTGGCATTTACCTTATATAACGGAGTAATTAACTTGTTTGCAGTAAATGCAGCAGGTAGCGCAAGTGCAAGGCTAATCACGAACCAATACCAGTGCCTCGCCAGAATATTTATCAGCTGGCTGAGGTCAAGTGTTTCCTCCAGTATGGTATCCTTATTTATCATCTAAGGAGGATACTTACTATAAGAAGAATGGTTGTTGCTGACGAGAATGCTATTGCAGTAAAGTTAGAACCATCGATGTTTGATTTTGCTTTAAGAGGCTCAATATAAATCATATCGTTGGGCATAAGGTAGTAGTAGTCCGAAGCAAGAATGTTTCTGTCGGTGAGGTCGAGCGGGATAACCTCCGATCCGCTATCTGTTTGGCGTACCAACGTAACCTTTTTACCGTTACCGAAATTTTTCATGCCACCGGCCAAGCCGAGTGCCTGGAAAAGGTTGATTTGTTCCTTGTCGATGGTAAAAGAACCGGGACTGTTAACCTCACCAAGAACGGTTACCTTAAAGTTTACCAACTTCAATACTACCGTCGTTTCCTTGAAATACTCGTTTAGTGTTT from Williamwhitmania taraxaci includes these protein-coding regions:
- a CDS encoding polysaccharide biosynthesis/export family protein, producing the protein MKLVNFKVTVLGEVNSPGSFTIDKEQINLFQALGLAGGMKNFGNGKKVTLVRQTDSGSEVIPLDLTDRNILASDYYYLMPNDMIYIEPLKAKSNIDGSNFTAIAFSSATTILLIVSILLR